Proteins encoded by one window of Panicum virgatum strain AP13 chromosome 7N, P.virgatum_v5, whole genome shotgun sequence:
- the LOC120683283 gene encoding uncharacterized protein LOC120683283 isoform X1 gives MLHLTHPARHPSLRPTPPRRAAAPARARPPSLARARTLARARPPSVGAAETEIASTSGGGGGGSVLSFLCPLLKLLGGGDPSRERNDFVEVTTSSISSLARLPWGSKVATSSGDNTGPATSVPTLQLYEFEACPFCRRVREAMTELDLSAEVYPCPKGSRRHREMVKKIGGKEQFPLLVDASTGVTMYESGDIVNYLFRQYGQGRSPPSGLLESTIFTGWVPTLLRAGRGMTLWNNAGVVPAEKLELFSYENNSYARIVREALCELELPYVLQNVGEGSSKMDALQRISGSKQVPYLIDLNTGFQSGDYKKILSYLFQQYSISS, from the exons ATGCTGCACCTCACTCACCCCGCGCGCCACCCCAGCCTCCGTCCCACGCCCCCGCGGCGCGCTGCGGCTCCCGCTCGAGCTCGTCCACCCAGCCTCGCCCGCGCCCGGACGCTCGCCCGAGCGCGGCCTCCCAGCGTGGGCGCGGCCGAAACCGAGATCGCCTctacgagcggcggcggcggcggcggaagcgtcCTGTCATTCCTGTGCCCGCTCCTCAAGCTCCTCGGG GGAGGCGATCCTTCGCGGGAGCGGAACGACTTCGTGGAG GTCACGACATCTTCAATTTCAAGTTTAGCTAGACTGCCATGGGGATCAAAAGTGGCTACTAGCAGTGGAGATAACACTGGGCCAGCAACAAGCGTTCCAACTCTGCAATTGTACGAGTTTG AGGCATGCCCCTTCTGTAGGAGAGTCCGGGAGGCCATGACCGAACTTGATCTTTCTGCGGAG GTCTATCCATGCCCAAAAGGATCACGAAGGCACAGGGAAATGGTCAAGAAAATTGGAGGGAAGGAGCA GTTTCCCCTGCTTGTTGATGCTAGTACTGGTGTCACAATGTATGAAAGTG GAGATATTGTCAACTACCTCTTCAGACAGTATGGACAAGGAAGGAGTCCTCCTTCTGGCCTTCTTGAGAG TACAATCTTCACAGGATGGGTGCCCACTCTTCTAAGAGCTGGAAGAGGAATGACACTGTGGAACAATGCTGGTGTTGTACCTGCAGAGAAGTTGGAGCTCTTCTCGTATGAGAATAACTCT TATGCTAGGATTGTTCGAGAGGCTCTCTGTGAATTGGAGCTTCCTTATGTTCTCCAGAACGTGGGAGAGGGATCGTCTAAGATGGATGCGCTTCAAAGAATTTCGGGTTCTAAACAG GTGCCATATTTGATTGACCTTAACACTGGATTCCAATCGGGGGACTATAAGAAGATACTGTCCTACTTATTCCAGCAATACTCGATTAGTAGTTAG
- the LOC120683283 gene encoding uncharacterized protein LOC120683283 isoform X2, with amino-acid sequence MLHLTHPARHPSLRPTPPRRAAAPARARPPSLARARTLARARPPSVGAAETEIASTSGGGGGGSVLSFLCPLLKLLGVTTSSISSLARLPWGSKVATSSGDNTGPATSVPTLQLYEFEACPFCRRVREAMTELDLSAEVYPCPKGSRRHREMVKKIGGKEQFPLLVDASTGVTMYESGDIVNYLFRQYGQGRSPPSGLLESTIFTGWVPTLLRAGRGMTLWNNAGVVPAEKLELFSYENNSYARIVREALCELELPYVLQNVGEGSSKMDALQRISGSKQVPYLIDLNTGFQSGDYKKILSYLFQQYSISS; translated from the exons ATGCTGCACCTCACTCACCCCGCGCGCCACCCCAGCCTCCGTCCCACGCCCCCGCGGCGCGCTGCGGCTCCCGCTCGAGCTCGTCCACCCAGCCTCGCCCGCGCCCGGACGCTCGCCCGAGCGCGGCCTCCCAGCGTGGGCGCGGCCGAAACCGAGATCGCCTctacgagcggcggcggcggcggcggaagcgtcCTGTCATTCCTGTGCCCGCTCCTCAAGCTCCTCGGG GTCACGACATCTTCAATTTCAAGTTTAGCTAGACTGCCATGGGGATCAAAAGTGGCTACTAGCAGTGGAGATAACACTGGGCCAGCAACAAGCGTTCCAACTCTGCAATTGTACGAGTTTG AGGCATGCCCCTTCTGTAGGAGAGTCCGGGAGGCCATGACCGAACTTGATCTTTCTGCGGAG GTCTATCCATGCCCAAAAGGATCACGAAGGCACAGGGAAATGGTCAAGAAAATTGGAGGGAAGGAGCA GTTTCCCCTGCTTGTTGATGCTAGTACTGGTGTCACAATGTATGAAAGTG GAGATATTGTCAACTACCTCTTCAGACAGTATGGACAAGGAAGGAGTCCTCCTTCTGGCCTTCTTGAGAG TACAATCTTCACAGGATGGGTGCCCACTCTTCTAAGAGCTGGAAGAGGAATGACACTGTGGAACAATGCTGGTGTTGTACCTGCAGAGAAGTTGGAGCTCTTCTCGTATGAGAATAACTCT TATGCTAGGATTGTTCGAGAGGCTCTCTGTGAATTGGAGCTTCCTTATGTTCTCCAGAACGTGGGAGAGGGATCGTCTAAGATGGATGCGCTTCAAAGAATTTCGGGTTCTAAACAG GTGCCATATTTGATTGACCTTAACACTGGATTCCAATCGGGGGACTATAAGAAGATACTGTCCTACTTATTCCAGCAATACTCGATTAGTAGTTAG
- the LOC120680449 gene encoding GTP-binding protein YPTM1-like, whose translation MSNEFDYLFKLLLIGDSSVGKSCFLLRFADDSYVDSYISTIGVDFKIRTIEMDGKTIKLQIWDTAGQERFRTITSSYYRGAHGIIIVYDITDIESFNNVKQWLSEIDRYANDSVCKLLVGNKCDLAESRAVETAVAQAYADEIGIPFMETSAKESINVEEAFLAMSATIKKSKVGSQAALERKHSNLVQMKGQPLQQQQQQQKSRCCST comes from the exons ATGAGCAACGAATT CGATTACCTGTTCAAGCTTCTCCTGATCGGCGACTCCTCCGTCGGCAAGTCCTGCTTCCTCCTCCGGTTCGCT GACGACTCCTACGTCGACAGCTACATCAGCACCATCGGTGTTGACTTT AAAATTCGCACTATAGAGATGGATGGGAAGACCATAAAGCTGCAGATT TGGGACACAGCCGGGCAGGAACGATTCAGAACAATCACAAGTAGCTACTACCGTGGAGCTCATGGGATAATT ATCGTTTATGACATTACAGACATTGAGAGCTTCAACAATGTGAAGCAGTGGCTGAGCGAGATTGACAGATATGCCAACGACAGTGTATGCAAGCTTCTCGTTGGCAACAAGTGCGATCTGGCTGAGAGTAGGGCTGTTGAAACTGCAGTAGCACAG GCTTATGCTGATGAGATAGGTATTCCGTTCATGGAAACAAGTGCTAAGGAATCCATCAATGTGGAGGAAGCTTTCTTGGCAATGTCTGCAACGATCAAGAAAAG CAAAGTTGGGAGTCAGGCAGCCCTGGAGAGGAAGCACTCCAATCTAGTTCAGATGAAAGGCCAGCCacttcagcagcagcaacagcagcagaagAGCAGATGCTGTTCGACGTGA